Proteins from a single region of Abyssalbus ytuae:
- a CDS encoding formimidoylglutamase: MDFDFLTPVENVVLAHNELLPEQAFGKNIIVHSESEGIPSLDGVSIVIVGVNETRNASIKTKDQLNLSTIRIELYKLFLGNWNTVIADLGDLQSGATVEDTYFALTRLTENLLAKKIIPIVIGGSQDLCYAVYRGFDKFNQMVNMVSVDSRFDFGMADELISSQSYMSKIIVDKPNNLFNFSNIGYQTYFNAQEEIDLMEKLFFDAYRLGEVIKDITIVEPVLRDADIISIDMASVKSSEVGSISYASPNGFDGREICAISRYAGISDKIAVFGIYECHNTSQFSQLVSQIIWYFIEGVNFRKKDYPFQKEEDYEKYIVPIEGEELYFYKSNLTGRWWMEIPQIKKTDNKLKRHALLPCTHQDYLDACNNVIPERWWKALKKMTF; this comes from the coding sequence ATGGACTTTGATTTTCTGACTCCTGTTGAAAATGTGGTTCTGGCACATAATGAATTATTGCCCGAGCAGGCTTTCGGTAAAAATATAATTGTTCATTCCGAAAGTGAAGGTATTCCAAGTCTGGATGGTGTATCAATAGTAATAGTGGGAGTTAATGAAACCAGGAATGCTTCAATAAAAACCAAAGATCAGTTAAACCTTTCTACAATCCGTATAGAATTGTATAAACTTTTTTTAGGTAATTGGAATACTGTAATTGCCGATCTGGGTGATTTACAATCCGGAGCGACAGTTGAGGATACGTATTTTGCTCTTACAAGATTGACTGAGAATCTTTTGGCAAAGAAAATTATTCCGATAGTTATTGGAGGTAGTCAGGACTTGTGTTATGCAGTGTATAGAGGTTTTGATAAATTTAACCAAATGGTTAATATGGTATCCGTAGACAGTCGTTTCGATTTTGGTATGGCCGATGAACTTATTTCCTCACAGTCCTATATGAGTAAAATTATTGTAGATAAACCTAATAATTTATTTAATTTCTCAAATATAGGATATCAGACTTATTTTAATGCCCAGGAAGAAATTGATTTAATGGAGAAGTTGTTTTTTGATGCCTACAGACTGGGGGAGGTTATAAAAGATATTACCATTGTAGAGCCCGTTTTGCGCGATGCCGATATAATTAGTATAGATATGGCCTCTGTAAAAAGTAGTGAAGTAGGAAGTATATCTTATGCATCACCTAATGGTTTTGATGGCAGGGAAATATGTGCAATTTCAAGATATGCCGGAATAAGTGATAAAATAGCTGTTTTTGGGATATATGAGTGTCATAACACATCACAGTTTTCACAATTGGTTTCACAAATTATCTGGTACTTTATTGAAGGAGTTAACTTCAGGAAAAAAGATTATCCTTTTCAAAAAGAAGAAGATTATGAGAAGTATATTGTGCCTATAGAAGGAGAAGAACTGTACTTTTATAAAAGTAATTTAACCGGAAGATGGTGGATGGAAATCCCCCAAATTAAAAAAACAGATAATAAATTAAAAAGGCATGCGTTATTACCATGTACACACCAGGATTACCTTGATGCTTGCAACAATGTAATACCCGAGCGCTGGTGGAAAGCATTAAAAAAAATGACATTTTAA
- the topA gene encoding type I DNA topoisomerase produces MAKNLVIVESPAKAKTIEKFLGKDFKVESSFGHIADLPSKELGVDVEKSFKPKYIVSSDKKTVVKKLKEAVSKADTVWLASDEDREGEAIAWHLAETLKLDKNKTKRIVFNSITKNAITKAIENPRGIDYNLVNAQQARRVLDRLVGYQLSPVLWKKIKTGLSAGRVQSVAVRLIVEREREIKDFTPEASFRIVAEFKTNEGKVFKARLSKSFNTAQEAKAFLNKNINAQFKIAGLDTKPAKKSPAAPFTTSTLQQEASRKLYFSVAKTMNMAQRLYEAGLITYMRTDSVNLSSEAIEAAKNEIIKLYGKEFSQSRNYATKAKGAQEAHEAIRPTDMSKSSVTVERDQARLYELIWKRTLASQMSDAKLERTNVKIEANSHKEQFVANGEVLKFEGFLKVYLEGTDEEDEEQDGMLPAMKIGEEVFENYIMATERFTRPPYRYTEASLVKKLEELGIGRPSTYAPTISTIQNRGYIEKGTIEGEERKYIQLTLQNSEIKEKTLKEMVGSDKGKLVPTDIGIIVNDFLVNHFSSILDYNFTAKVEQDFDDIASGEVDWTKMMKDFYKDFHPNVKNVEETAERETGERILGADPKTGRQLSVRLGRFGPMAQIGTAEDDEKPQFASLLPEQSIDTITFEEALDLFKLPKKIGEYKGEEIEVNSGRFGPYVRYGKKFVSLEKGEDLFDVTLDRAIELIQQKEKADAPISSYKGKEVTKGKGRFGPFIKWNNMFVNVNKKYDFDNLSDADIAELIEDKLRKEAEKIIHNWEDEGIRVEKARWGRSNIIKGRIKIELSKEVDAAKLTLEEVKDIIEKNSQSKKKSKTKK; encoded by the coding sequence ATGGCAAAGAATTTAGTAATAGTTGAATCACCGGCAAAAGCCAAAACCATAGAAAAATTTTTAGGTAAGGATTTTAAAGTTGAATCCAGCTTTGGACATATTGCAGACCTTCCTTCCAAAGAACTGGGAGTGGATGTGGAAAAAAGCTTTAAGCCTAAATATATAGTTTCCTCAGATAAAAAAACCGTAGTAAAAAAATTAAAAGAGGCTGTCTCCAAAGCCGACACTGTTTGGCTGGCAAGTGATGAAGACCGGGAGGGAGAAGCCATTGCCTGGCATTTAGCCGAAACTCTTAAGCTGGATAAAAATAAAACAAAACGTATAGTTTTTAACTCCATTACCAAAAATGCTATTACTAAAGCTATTGAAAACCCCAGAGGTATTGATTATAATCTGGTAAATGCACAACAGGCAAGGCGAGTGTTGGATAGGTTGGTAGGTTACCAGCTTTCCCCGGTGTTATGGAAAAAAATAAAAACCGGGCTTTCGGCAGGAAGAGTACAGTCTGTCGCCGTCAGGTTGATAGTTGAAAGAGAGAGAGAGATTAAGGATTTTACCCCCGAAGCTTCATTCAGGATTGTAGCCGAATTTAAAACTAACGAAGGTAAAGTATTTAAAGCCAGGCTGTCAAAATCTTTCAATACTGCACAAGAAGCGAAAGCTTTTTTAAATAAAAATATCAATGCCCAATTCAAAATTGCCGGACTTGATACAAAACCGGCCAAGAAATCGCCTGCAGCACCTTTTACAACATCTACTCTACAGCAGGAAGCTTCAAGAAAATTATATTTTTCGGTAGCAAAGACCATGAATATGGCTCAGCGTTTATACGAAGCAGGCCTTATTACCTATATGAGAACAGATAGTGTAAACCTGTCCTCAGAAGCAATAGAAGCTGCAAAAAATGAAATTATAAAATTATACGGTAAAGAATTTAGTCAATCCCGAAATTATGCTACCAAGGCAAAAGGAGCCCAGGAAGCACACGAAGCAATCCGGCCTACCGATATGAGTAAAAGTTCTGTGACTGTTGAAAGAGATCAGGCAAGACTGTATGAACTTATTTGGAAGAGAACCCTTGCCTCTCAAATGAGTGATGCAAAATTGGAAAGAACCAATGTTAAAATAGAAGCAAATAGCCATAAAGAGCAATTTGTAGCCAATGGAGAAGTATTGAAGTTTGAAGGTTTTTTAAAAGTTTATCTTGAAGGTACCGATGAAGAAGATGAAGAGCAAGATGGTATGTTGCCGGCTATGAAAATAGGTGAAGAAGTATTTGAAAATTATATAATGGCTACCGAAAGGTTCACAAGGCCACCTTACAGGTATACAGAAGCTTCTCTTGTTAAAAAACTGGAAGAATTGGGAATTGGCCGCCCCTCTACATATGCACCTACTATTTCAACCATTCAAAACAGGGGCTATATAGAAAAAGGAACAATTGAAGGTGAAGAGAGAAAGTATATTCAATTAACACTTCAAAATTCAGAAATTAAAGAGAAGACCTTAAAAGAAATGGTCGGATCAGACAAGGGGAAACTTGTGCCTACGGATATAGGAATCATTGTAAATGATTTTCTTGTTAATCATTTCTCATCAATTTTAGATTATAATTTTACGGCAAAGGTAGAACAGGATTTTGATGATATAGCTTCAGGTGAGGTAGACTGGACAAAAATGATGAAAGATTTTTATAAAGATTTTCATCCTAATGTAAAAAATGTCGAGGAAACTGCCGAGAGAGAAACAGGAGAACGTATTCTGGGAGCCGACCCCAAGACGGGAAGGCAGCTAAGTGTGCGTTTAGGAAGGTTTGGGCCTATGGCTCAAATTGGCACGGCAGAAGATGATGAAAAACCTCAGTTTGCCAGCTTGCTTCCGGAACAATCTATCGATACTATCACTTTTGAAGAAGCACTCGATTTATTTAAGCTTCCTAAAAAAATTGGCGAATATAAAGGAGAAGAAATTGAGGTGAATTCCGGGAGATTTGGCCCCTATGTGCGCTATGGCAAAAAGTTTGTTTCCTTAGAGAAAGGAGAAGATTTATTTGATGTAACCTTGGACAGGGCTATTGAACTTATCCAGCAAAAAGAAAAAGCCGATGCTCCTATCAGCTCTTATAAAGGTAAGGAAGTTACAAAAGGAAAAGGCCGCTTCGGACCTTTTATAAAATGGAATAATATGTTTGTTAATGTGAACAAAAAATATGATTTTGATAATCTTTCCGATGCTGATATTGCCGAGCTGATAGAAGATAAATTAAGAAAAGAGGCAGAAAAAATTATTCATAACTGGGAAGATGAAGGAATAAGAGTTGAAAAAGCAAGATGGGGTCGTTCTAATATTATCAAAGGAAGAATAAAAATTGAGCTTTCAAAAGAGGTAGATGCTGCTAAATTAACATTGGAGGAAGTGAAAGACATAATAGAAAAGAATTCCCAAAGTAAAAAGAAGTCTAAAACGAAAAAATAA
- a CDS encoding LVIVD repeat-containing protein, whose translation MKVKISLTTIVISLFFLSCDKDNENYEMVNVATPEVMNLTSFRESVVITTPSEIKQSGKIYVYGDLVLVNDVDEGIHIIDNSNPENPQKKAFIKILANKDMEVKGDYLYADSLMDLVVFDISDLNDIREVERLEDVFPQYIPIPFVENVIVDYGSTEVGADDVIIGWDIKEERRRISDDEYYTGGPEGPVFFEAVADASANSTGQGGSLARFKIVEDYLYAVDSHSINIFDLSSLQSPQSLGNIFAGFDIETIFNKGEHLFLGSMRGMYIYNISSPETPVLVSEFEHGTACDPVVVDNSYAYITLRAGNFCGALDSSLQIVDITNLQNPELVKSYPMDNPYGLGIKENLLFICDGASGLKVYNKSSVEELQLVNHFESITAYDVIPLADTLIMIGDNTLYQYKYENGEINLLSQFSLN comes from the coding sequence ATGAAAGTTAAAATTTCACTAACAACCATAGTCATAAGTTTGTTCTTTTTGTCATGTGATAAAGACAATGAAAATTATGAAATGGTTAATGTGGCTACTCCTGAAGTGATGAATCTTACTTCTTTTCGGGAATCTGTGGTAATTACTACCCCTTCGGAAATAAAGCAATCCGGTAAAATTTATGTGTATGGTGATTTGGTTTTGGTAAACGATGTTGATGAGGGAATTCATATAATTGATAATTCAAATCCTGAAAATCCTCAAAAAAAGGCATTTATTAAAATACTTGCCAATAAGGATATGGAAGTAAAAGGGGATTATTTATACGCTGATAGTCTTATGGACCTTGTAGTGTTTGATATCTCCGATTTAAATGACATCCGGGAAGTAGAAAGGTTGGAAGATGTGTTTCCGCAGTATATACCTATACCATTTGTAGAGAACGTAATAGTAGATTATGGTTCTACAGAGGTTGGGGCCGATGATGTTATTATCGGGTGGGATATTAAGGAAGAAAGGAGAAGAATAAGTGATGATGAATATTATACGGGAGGCCCTGAAGGACCTGTTTTTTTTGAAGCGGTAGCCGATGCTTCTGCTAACAGTACCGGGCAAGGCGGATCATTAGCCCGGTTTAAAATTGTAGAAGATTATCTATATGCTGTGGATAGTCACAGCATTAATATTTTTGACTTAAGTAGTTTGCAGTCGCCACAAAGTTTAGGGAATATTTTTGCCGGGTTTGACATTGAGACTATTTTTAATAAAGGAGAACACCTTTTTTTAGGTAGTATGAGAGGTATGTACATATATAATATAAGCAGCCCTGAAACACCTGTCTTAGTATCGGAATTTGAGCATGGTACTGCCTGTGATCCCGTGGTGGTAGATAATAGCTATGCTTACATTACATTAAGGGCAGGTAATTTTTGCGGAGCTTTGGACAGCAGTTTGCAAATAGTAGATATAACCAATTTGCAAAACCCCGAACTTGTAAAATCATACCCCATGGATAATCCGTATGGATTAGGAATTAAAGAGAATCTTCTTTTTATCTGTGATGGGGCTTCCGGGCTTAAAGTTTACAACAAAAGTAGTGTTGAAGAATTGCAGTTGGTAAATCATTTTGAAAGTATTACCGCTTACGATGTAATTCCGTTAGCGGACACGTTGATAATGATAGGAGATAATACTCTTTATCAATATAAATATGAAAATGGAGAAATCAATTTATTAAGTCAGTTTTCTTTAAATTAA
- the miaB gene encoding tRNA (N6-isopentenyl adenosine(37)-C2)-methylthiotransferase MiaB, which yields MEKIIDEKKQGESLVTEQKKQNTRKLYIESYGCQMNFSDSEIVASILANEGFNTTQTLEEADLVLVNTCSIREKAELTVRKRLEKFNAVKRINPNMKVGVLGCMAERLKNKFLEEEKIVDMVVGPDAYKDLPNLVREIDEGRNAVNVILSKEETYGDVAPVRLNSNGVSAFVSITRGCDNMCTFCVVPFTRGRERSRNPQSILEEVNDLWEKGFKEITLLGQNVDSYLWYGGGLKKDFDKASEMQKATSVNFAGLLAMVAIAHPKMRIRFSTSNPQDMTLDVIETMSKHNNICKYIHLPIQSGSNRILKEMNRLHTREEYFELIDNIRKIIPDCAISQDMITGFPTETEQDHRDTLSLMEYVKYDFGFMFAYSERPGTLAARKMKDDVPQEVKKRRLTEIINLQQQHGLYRTRQHLGKIEEVLIEGNSKKSNRHWMGRNTQNTVVVFPKENYKVGDFVNVKITDCTAATLIGEAVGYSENN from the coding sequence ATGGAGAAGATTATTGATGAAAAAAAGCAGGGTGAAAGCCTTGTTACAGAACAAAAAAAACAGAATACCCGTAAACTTTACATTGAAAGTTACGGATGTCAGATGAATTTTTCAGATAGTGAAATTGTTGCCTCCATTTTGGCAAATGAAGGATTTAATACTACCCAAACCCTGGAAGAAGCAGACCTTGTTTTGGTAAATACATGCTCAATACGTGAAAAAGCAGAATTAACTGTTAGAAAGCGGCTTGAAAAATTCAATGCCGTAAAAAGGATTAACCCTAACATGAAAGTAGGTGTATTGGGTTGTATGGCTGAGCGATTAAAAAATAAATTTCTTGAAGAAGAAAAAATAGTAGATATGGTGGTAGGGCCTGATGCTTACAAAGACCTTCCCAACCTGGTTCGTGAAATTGATGAAGGGCGGAATGCTGTAAATGTAATTCTGTCAAAAGAAGAAACTTATGGAGATGTAGCCCCGGTACGGCTCAACAGTAACGGCGTAAGTGCCTTTGTTTCTATAACCCGTGGGTGTGACAATATGTGTACATTTTGTGTTGTACCATTCACACGTGGACGTGAAAGAAGCCGGAATCCGCAGTCCATACTGGAAGAAGTAAACGATTTATGGGAGAAAGGATTTAAGGAAATTACCCTGCTGGGACAAAATGTTGACAGTTACTTATGGTACGGCGGCGGATTGAAAAAAGATTTTGATAAGGCTTCCGAAATGCAAAAAGCAACCTCAGTGAATTTCGCAGGATTACTGGCCATGGTTGCAATAGCCCATCCAAAAATGAGAATACGTTTCTCTACCTCCAATCCGCAGGATATGACCCTGGATGTTATTGAAACCATGTCTAAACACAATAACATTTGTAAATACATTCACCTGCCGATTCAAAGCGGAAGCAACAGGATTTTAAAAGAAATGAATCGCCTTCACACCCGTGAAGAATATTTTGAACTTATTGATAATATCAGAAAAATTATACCTGACTGCGCCATATCGCAGGATATGATTACAGGTTTCCCAACCGAAACAGAACAAGACCATCGGGACACACTCTCGCTTATGGAATATGTAAAATACGATTTCGGCTTTATGTTTGCCTATTCAGAAAGGCCGGGTACCCTTGCCGCCAGAAAAATGAAAGACGATGTTCCTCAGGAAGTCAAAAAAAGAAGATTAACAGAAATAATCAATCTGCAACAACAACACGGATTGTATAGAACCCGGCAACACCTGGGGAAAATTGAAGAAGTTTTAATAGAAGGAAATTCTAAAAAATCAAATCGGCACTGGATGGGCAGAAACACTCAAAATACTGTAGTTGTTTTCCCAAAAGAAAATTATAAAGTAGGCGATTTTGTAAACGTTAAAATAACAGACTGTACTGCTGCCACATTAATTGGTGAAGCAGTAGGATATTCAGAAAACAATTAA